The genomic segment TGCGTCACCGCCGACGGCTTCTCGATTTTCGCCATCAGGAACGCCTTGTCGCCGATCAACACGCGGGCCTCGCGAATGTCTTCCGGACGCTGCACGAACGACAGCGCCACCCAGTCCACGCCCAGCTCCAGGCCGAAGCTCAAGTCACGACGATCCTTGGCGGTCAGCGGGCTCAGGTCCAGCACCGCTTGCGGCACGTTCACGCCTTTGCGGTCCGACAACTCGCCGCCATTGAGCACGGTGGTGTCGATGGCGTCGGCGTATTTGCTGACCACACGCAGGCGCAGCTTGCCGTCGTCCAGCAGCAGGTCCATGCCAGGTTCGAGGGCGGCGATGATTTCCGGGTGCGGCAGGTTGACCCGGCGTTGGTCGCCCGGCGTGGCATCCAGGTCCAGGCGCAAGGCCTGACCGCGATGCAGTTGCACCTTGCCGTCGACGAATTTGCCGACCCGCAGTTTCGGCCCTTGCAGGTCCATCAAAATGCCCAGCGGGTAATTCAGCTGACGCTCGACTTCACGAATCCACTGGTAGCGCTTGGCGTGATCGGCGTGGTCGCCGTGGCTGAAATTCAGCCGGAAGATGTTGACCCCGGCCTCGACCAGCTCGCGGATGTCATCGATCCCGTCGGTGGCCGGGCCGAGGGTGGCGAGGATTTTGACCTTTTTGTCAGGCGTCATGGTGTGTGCTCTCGAGAATCAGGATGGCGCGAAAATCGTTGACGTTGGTGCGGGTCGGCTCGGTGACGATCAGCGCATCGAGCGCCTCGAAATAGCCGTAGCCGTTGTTGTTATCCAGCTCATCGCTGGCGCTCAGACCGAGCGCGGCGGCGCGGGCGTAGCTGGTCGGGGTCATGATCGCGCCGGCGTTGTCTTCGGAGCCGTCGATGCCGTCGGTGTCACCGGCCAGGGCGTAGACGCCGGGCAGGCCCTTGAGGCTGTCGGTGAGGCTCAGCAGGAACTCGGCGTTGCGTCCGCCACGGCCATTGCCGCGCACGGTGACCGTGGTTTCGCCGCCGGACAAAATCACGCACGGCGCCGCCAGTGGCTGGCCGTGCTGCACGATCTGCCGGGCGATACCGGCGTGGACTTTCGCCACTTCCCGGGATTCGCCTTCCAGGTCGCCGAGGATCAGCGGACTGAAACCGGCCTGACGGCATTTCACCGCTGCCGCTTCGAGCGATTGCTGCGGGCGGGCGATCAACTGGAAATGACTGCGGGCCAGGCTTGGATCGCCGGGTTTGACGGTTTCCGATTCGGGGCTTTGCAGCCAGGTACGCACCGAGGCCGGGACCTCGATGCTGTAGCGTTTGAGAATCGCCAGCGCTTCGGCGGATGTACTCGGGTCGGCCACGGTGGGGCCGGAGGCGATGACCGTGGCGAGGTCGCCCGGCACATCGGAAATCGCGTAGGTATAAACAGTGGCAGGCCAGCAGGCCTTGCCGAGACGGCCGCCCTTGATCGCCGAGAGGTGCTTGCGCACGCAATTCATCTCGCCGATGGTGGCGCCGGATTTGAGCAGGGCCTTGTTGATCGACTGCTTGTCGGCGAGGGTGATGCCCGGTGCCGGCAGGGCGAGCAGCGCCGACCCGCCGCCAGACAGCAGGAAAATCACGCGGTCGTCTTCGGTCAGGTTGCTGACCCGTTCCAGCACGCGTTTGGCCACCGCCAGACCGGCCGCGTCCGGCACCGGGTGTGCGGCTTCGACCACTTCGATTTTTTCGCACGGGGCGCCGTGGCCGTAACGAGTGACGACCAGGCCAGAGACTTCACCCTGCCAGCAGCGCTCGACCACTTGGGCCATGGCGGCGGCGGCCTTGCCAGCACCGATGACGATCACTCGACCGCTGCGGTCTTTCGGTAAATGGGCTTCGAGGACTTGCTGCGGATGGGCCGCGTCGATGGCTGTGGCAAACAGCTCGCGCAGCAGTTGTTGCGGATCGACCGACATGGCGGGCTCCCGGGAGTTCTTGTTATTGGGATAGAGCGATGACCTATGGACAAACTCGGTCCTTGTGGGAGCTGGCTTGCCTGCGATGGCATCGCCTCGGTCTTCCTGAAAGACCGCGTCGCCTGAATCGCAGGCAAGCCAGCTCCCACAGGGGACCGAGACAGCTTCAGCCTGGTGTTATTTATCGCGAATCGAGAAGTTCGCCATGTGCTCCAGGCCCTTGATCAGTGCCGAGTGGTCCCAGTTGCTGCCACCGATGGCCGCGCAGGTGCTGAACACTTGCTGGGCGTTGGCGGTGTTCGGCAGGTTGATGTTCAGCTCCCTGGCGCCTTGCAGGGCCAGGTTCAGGTCCTTCTGGTGCAGGCTGATGCGGAAGCCCGGATCGAAGGTGCCTTTGATCATGCGTTCGCCGTGCACTTCGAGGATCTTGGAGGATGCAAAGCCGCCCATCAGCGCTTCACGGACCTTGGCTGGATCGGCACCGTTTTTCGAGGCGAACAGCAGCGCTTCGGCCACGGCCTGGATGTTCAGCGCGACGATGATCTGGTTTGCCACTTTCGCGGTTTGACCGTCGCCATTGCCACCGACCAGGGTGATGTTCTTGCCCATGGCCTGGAACAGCGGCAGCGCGCGTTCGAAGGCATCGGCATCGCCGCCGACCATGATGCTCAAGGTCACCGCCTTGGCACCGACTTCACCGCCGGACACTGGCGCGTCGAGGTACTGCGCGCCCTTGGCGTTGATCTTGGCGGCGAAGGCTTTGGTGGCGGTTGGCGAGATCGAGCTCATGTCGATGACGATCTTGCCTTTGCCGACACCGGCCGCAATGCCGTCGGCGCGGAACAGCACGTCATCGACCTGCGGGGTATCCGGGACCATGACGATGATGAATTCAGCTTCCTGGGCGACTTCTTTCGGGTTGGCCAGGGCGATGGCGCCAGCGGCGACCAG from the Pseudomonas sp. N3-W genome contains:
- a CDS encoding 2-hydroxy-3-oxopropionate reductase — translated: MAKIGFIGTGIMGHPMALNLQKAGHSLFLSAHHDAAPADLVAAGAIALANPKEVAQEAEFIIVMVPDTPQVDDVLFRADGIAAGVGKGKIVIDMSSISPTATKAFAAKINAKGAQYLDAPVSGGEVGAKAVTLSIMVGGDADAFERALPLFQAMGKNITLVGGNGDGQTAKVANQIIVALNIQAVAEALLFASKNGADPAKVREALMGGFASSKILEVHGERMIKGTFDPGFRISLHQKDLNLALQGARELNINLPNTANAQQVFSTCAAIGGSNWDHSALIKGLEHMANFSIRDK
- a CDS encoding glycerate kinase; translation: MSVDPQQLLRELFATAIDAAHPQQVLEAHLPKDRSGRVIVIGAGKAAAAMAQVVERCWQGEVSGLVVTRYGHGAPCEKIEVVEAAHPVPDAAGLAVAKRVLERVSNLTEDDRVIFLLSGGGSALLALPAPGITLADKQSINKALLKSGATIGEMNCVRKHLSAIKGGRLGKACWPATVYTYAISDVPGDLATVIASGPTVADPSTSAEALAILKRYSIEVPASVRTWLQSPESETVKPGDPSLARSHFQLIARPQQSLEAAAVKCRQAGFSPLILGDLEGESREVAKVHAGIARQIVQHGQPLAAPCVILSGGETTVTVRGNGRGGRNAEFLLSLTDSLKGLPGVYALAGDTDGIDGSEDNAGAIMTPTSYARAAALGLSASDELDNNNGYGYFEALDALIVTEPTRTNVNDFRAILILESTHHDA